A part of Corynebacterium mustelae genomic DNA contains:
- the tgt gene encoding tRNA guanosine(34) transglycosylase Tgt has product MESHVDTTFSLKTELEPGPGKHGRTGTIHTPHGDIHTPAFIPVGTKATVKTLTPEQVKETGAQAVLSNAYHLYLQPGPDIVDEAGGVAAFENWDGPTYTDSGGFQVMSLGVGFKKVLAMDTAGLTEGDIRARHKDRYAKVDEEGVDFRSVVDGSKHRFTPEISMQIQHKLGADIMFAFDELTTLVDTRLYQEQSVDRTHRWAKRCLDEHDRLTRERADKPLQSLWGVVQGAQYEDLRRQATRGLIQLSDQAEAEGKRGFGGFGIGGALEKENLGTIVGWVCDELPKEKPRHLLGISEPDDLFTAIEAGADTFDCVAPTRLGRRGGVYTLDGRMNLLNARFKRDFTGVDEEFGGYVSENYSRAYIHHLLKAKEFLAGTLCTMHNVTFMVRLVDNIRAAIDGGYYEDYKAEFMGRYYAKKN; this is encoded by the coding sequence ATGGAATCACACGTTGACACAACTTTTAGTCTTAAAACCGAACTGGAGCCAGGGCCGGGAAAACATGGACGTACCGGCACGATTCATACCCCTCACGGTGATATCCACACTCCGGCGTTTATTCCGGTTGGGACGAAAGCAACGGTGAAAACACTTACCCCAGAGCAGGTGAAGGAAACGGGTGCGCAGGCGGTGTTGTCCAACGCCTATCACCTTTATCTGCAACCAGGTCCTGACATTGTTGATGAAGCGGGCGGGGTGGCTGCGTTCGAGAATTGGGATGGGCCAACCTACACCGATTCTGGTGGTTTTCAGGTGATGAGCCTTGGGGTGGGATTTAAAAAAGTTCTAGCAATGGACACCGCTGGGCTGACTGAGGGCGATATCCGTGCTCGGCACAAAGATCGCTATGCCAAGGTGGATGAAGAAGGCGTTGATTTCCGCAGCGTGGTTGATGGTTCTAAACACCGATTCACGCCAGAAATCTCCATGCAGATTCAGCATAAATTGGGTGCCGATATCATGTTTGCCTTTGATGAATTAACCACGCTTGTCGATACTCGGTTATATCAGGAACAGTCCGTGGACCGTACCCATCGGTGGGCGAAGCGGTGCCTTGATGAACACGATCGGCTTACCCGGGAACGCGCCGACAAACCACTGCAATCCTTGTGGGGTGTGGTGCAAGGCGCTCAGTACGAGGATTTGCGTCGCCAAGCCACCCGGGGCCTCATTCAGCTATCCGACCAAGCGGAGGCGGAGGGCAAACGCGGCTTCGGTGGTTTCGGAATTGGTGGTGCGTTAGAGAAAGAAAACCTAGGCACCATCGTTGGTTGGGTGTGCGATGAGTTGCCGAAAGAAAAGCCGCGGCACCTTCTGGGTATCTCGGAGCCAGATGACCTTTTCACCGCCATTGAGGCGGGTGCGGATACTTTCGACTGTGTGGCACCGACCCGGCTGGGGCGGCGAGGTGGCGTATACACGCTAGATGGCCGAATGAATCTTCTGAATGCGCGTTTCAAACGTGATTTCACCGGTGTGGATGAAGAGTTCGGCGGTTACGTCTCCGAGAACTATTCCCGCGCATATATTCATCATTTGCTTAAAGCAAAGGAATTCCTCGCTGGAACGTTATGCACCATGCATAATGTCACCTTTATGGTGCGGCTGGTTGATAACATCCGCGCCGCTATTGACGGCGGCTATTACGAGGACTACAAAGCCGAATTCATGGGCCGTTACTACGCTAAAAAGAACTAA
- a CDS encoding ATP-binding protein, with amino-acid sequence MFNGDIQALCETGESQWLERKSFRIKGKDLAKAFVAMANAEGGVVAVGVSNRQPEGLPTIAQENEIRQATFDFCDPTVPARINVIETTTPDGKPAQIFVCEIEASDRVHSLKNGECFLRVGDETKQLRTDQILELRYSKGEQQFDVTPAPTAERDDLDDKKLAAFATVIGASSVDSVLNARSLLTREGKPTVAAILCFGKNPQRYFLNAYIRVLRWGDSDRLPGVSQQLLFDERFEGTLEEQVADAAARIDELLPKVKRLSANGNFEWQSVIPRDVWLEGLVNAVVHRSYSMIGDHIRFEIYPDRIEVSSPGRFPGLADPRKPLSIARFARNPSIARIAAELRIGQELGEGIKRMFFEMHQVGLAEPVYSQNGNVILTLRAQRRINDAMLAELPTNADTVLAALGSSQQPLGTSEVAAIAKLSVPTARRVLAALRDKGLIAWEGKSPKDPRAVWRIKPPLK; translated from the coding sequence ATGTTTAACGGTGACATTCAAGCGTTATGTGAGACCGGAGAATCGCAGTGGTTAGAGCGGAAGTCTTTCCGTATCAAAGGGAAAGACTTAGCGAAAGCCTTTGTAGCTATGGCAAATGCCGAAGGCGGGGTAGTTGCGGTAGGCGTGAGTAACCGACAGCCAGAGGGCCTACCCACAATCGCGCAGGAAAATGAAATCAGGCAAGCGACGTTTGATTTTTGTGACCCTACCGTTCCGGCCCGTATTAATGTCATTGAAACAACGACGCCTGATGGCAAACCTGCGCAAATATTTGTGTGTGAGATTGAGGCAAGTGACCGTGTGCATTCTTTAAAGAATGGCGAGTGCTTTTTGCGAGTCGGGGACGAAACTAAGCAATTACGCACTGATCAGATCTTGGAGTTACGGTATTCCAAGGGGGAACAACAATTTGACGTTACTCCAGCTCCCACCGCTGAACGTGACGATTTAGATGACAAAAAACTAGCAGCGTTCGCCACAGTGATCGGGGCATCTTCCGTCGACTCGGTACTTAATGCGCGAAGCCTGCTTACCCGTGAGGGAAAACCCACCGTTGCGGCGATTCTATGTTTTGGCAAAAATCCACAACGATATTTTCTTAATGCCTATATTCGGGTGCTGCGGTGGGGTGATAGTGATCGGTTGCCGGGAGTTTCGCAGCAATTGCTTTTCGACGAACGGTTTGAAGGCACCTTGGAAGAACAAGTCGCAGATGCTGCAGCGCGCATTGATGAGCTTTTGCCAAAAGTCAAACGATTGTCAGCTAACGGAAACTTTGAATGGCAGAGCGTTATTCCTCGTGATGTTTGGTTAGAGGGGCTGGTTAATGCCGTCGTCCACCGGTCGTACAGCATGATTGGCGACCACATTCGTTTTGAGATTTATCCAGACAGGATTGAGGTATCCAGCCCTGGCCGATTCCCTGGACTAGCGGATCCACGCAAGCCATTATCGATCGCTCGTTTTGCCAGGAACCCGTCAATAGCCCGTATCGCTGCTGAGCTTCGCATCGGGCAAGAACTGGGTGAGGGTATTAAACGAATGTTTTTTGAAATGCATCAAGTTGGTCTTGCGGAACCGGTGTATAGCCAAAACGGAAATGTCATTTTGACGTTACGCGCCCAACGGCGAATAAATGATGCAATGTTGGCGGAACTGCCGACTAATGCTGACACAGTTCTGGCTGCGTTGGGAAGTAGTCAGCAACCGTTGGGCACGAGCGAAGTGGCGGCTATTGCCAAGTTGAGTGTGCCCACCGCGCGCCGGGTGTTAGCGGCGTTACGGGATAAAGGCTTGATCGCGTGGGAGGGCAAAAGCCCTAAAGATCCACGCGCTGTGTGGCGAATAAAGCCGCCTCTAAAATAA
- a CDS encoding queuosine precursor transporter, producing the protein MSRYIPVRNSAYPILLALFVAIFLISNITSTKGVMIGPLVTDGAFFLFPAAYVIGDVIGECYGFKAARRAIWTGFFVTLIAVAAFYIAIALPAADFYEGQDAFAATLGLVPRIVLASLAGYAVGQLLNAWTLTRMKDRNAGKLWQRLLSSTVVGEFGDTLIFCLIAAPVIGITTVSDTVNFVVVGFLWKTAVEVLVMPITFQVIKWVEKKENFGEVA; encoded by the coding sequence ATGAGTCGTTATATTCCGGTACGCAACAGTGCCTACCCAATCCTTTTGGCGCTGTTTGTGGCTATCTTTCTAATTTCTAATATCACATCAACCAAAGGGGTAATGATTGGCCCATTGGTAACAGATGGCGCGTTCTTCCTCTTCCCCGCCGCCTATGTTATTGGTGATGTTATCGGCGAATGTTATGGGTTCAAGGCGGCCCGGCGCGCCATTTGGACTGGGTTTTTCGTAACCCTGATCGCCGTAGCCGCATTTTATATCGCTATCGCCCTGCCAGCGGCGGATTTCTACGAGGGACAGGACGCATTCGCGGCGACGTTGGGGCTGGTGCCGCGGATCGTTCTCGCGTCCTTGGCGGGCTACGCCGTGGGGCAATTGTTAAACGCTTGGACGCTTACCCGCATGAAAGATCGAAACGCAGGCAAGCTGTGGCAGCGGCTTCTCAGTTCAACCGTGGTGGGTGAGTTCGGCGATACTTTGATTTTCTGCCTCATCGCCGCACCGGTTATCGGGATTACAACTGTTTCCGACACCGTGAATTTTGTAGTGGTCGGCTTCTTATGGAAAACCGCAGTCGAGGTGCTCGTTATGCCGATTACGTTCCAAGTGATTAAGTGGGTAGAAAAGAAGGAAAACTTCGGCGAGGTTGCGTAA
- the gluQRS gene encoding tRNA glutamyl-Q(34) synthetase GluQRS, translated as MVEALTESTSGAGRYAPSPSGDLHFGNLRTATLAWLFARSSGRNFYMRVENIDTQRSSEESAQRQLKDLADLGLEWDGEVLYQTDRFDAYEKALEQLPHYECYCSRKDIQDASRAPHAIPGQYPGTCRDLDADERALRRATLAADNRVPALRLRAEVSQWEVSDFYAGRVVGEVDDMILRRGGQQPDWAYNLAVVVDDAYQGVDQVVRGDDLLSSAPRQGYLAHLLGVAAPEYVHVPLVLNTRGQRLAKRDGAVTLRDLDPQDVFARIADSLGYTAHSPQQLLELFDAHTIPLEPYVW; from the coding sequence ATGGTAGAAGCGTTAACCGAAAGCACAAGTGGTGCGGGCCGGTATGCCCCCAGTCCCAGCGGCGACCTGCATTTTGGCAACCTCCGAACCGCCACCTTGGCGTGGTTGTTTGCCAGGTCTAGCGGCCGGAATTTTTATATGCGGGTGGAAAATATCGATACCCAACGCAGCTCCGAAGAATCGGCGCAACGGCAGTTGAAAGATCTGGCGGATCTGGGATTGGAGTGGGACGGCGAGGTGCTTTACCAAACGGATCGGTTCGATGCCTACGAAAAAGCGTTGGAACAGCTACCGCACTACGAATGCTACTGTTCCCGCAAGGACATCCAGGACGCCTCCCGCGCCCCACACGCCATCCCTGGCCAGTATCCAGGAACGTGCCGTGACCTTGATGCGGATGAACGTGCGTTACGACGCGCCACACTCGCCGCCGACAACCGCGTCCCCGCGTTGCGCCTGCGAGCGGAAGTGTCACAGTGGGAGGTTTCTGATTTTTACGCAGGTAGAGTCGTCGGTGAGGTTGACGACATGATTTTAAGGCGCGGCGGTCAGCAACCTGATTGGGCTTATAACTTGGCAGTGGTTGTGGACGACGCCTACCAGGGGGTTGACCAGGTGGTGCGTGGTGATGATCTCCTGTCCTCTGCACCGCGTCAAGGGTATTTGGCGCACTTATTGGGGGTTGCTGCCCCCGAATATGTGCATGTGCCGCTGGTGCTTAACACCCGCGGGCAGCGTTTGGCTAAACGCGATGGTGCCGTCACGTTGCGCGACCTTGACCCCCAAGATGTGTTTGCCCGAATCGCGGATTCTTTGGGGTATACCGCCCACAGTCCGCAGCAGCTCCTTGAGCTTTTCGACGCCCACACAATTCCATTGGAACCTTACGTGTGGTAG
- a CDS encoding glycosyltransferase: MASARQTIAALKERGFEVRTLAAGGDFNLPVLKVPLLQPLISSQGYIFAKTRRKTVREAVAWADIVHLEEPFLLQAMAAHYAQKLDTQCVATYHLHPENMTASVYLEQFKPLNQMFLRLWQRFIFDRCAWVQCPSENVRIRLQEAGFRAPLKVISNGVKIEPLPEDLPEIPESPARWTVICVGRFSREKDQKTLLQAMRYTKAKHDIQLIFAGQGPTKESLQRLSRELIDEGTLRHAPQFKFFDSPTLTAAITAADLYIHPAFIEVEGMSCMEALRCGVTPIIAEAPLSATSQFAISTTQLFPARNPQALARRIDDLLGNVPIGTEISQQYTFDSCVDQLVEAYHT; encoded by the coding sequence GTGGCATCCGCACGCCAAACAATCGCCGCTCTAAAAGAGCGGGGTTTTGAGGTTCGCACCTTAGCGGCAGGCGGGGATTTCAATTTGCCGGTGTTAAAAGTCCCCTTGTTACAACCACTGATTAGTTCGCAGGGGTATATTTTCGCCAAGACACGTAGAAAAACAGTACGCGAGGCTGTCGCGTGGGCAGATATAGTCCACTTGGAAGAACCCTTCTTATTACAGGCAATGGCCGCGCATTATGCGCAAAAGTTAGACACACAATGTGTGGCGACGTACCATTTGCACCCAGAAAACATGACCGCTTCCGTATATCTTGAACAGTTCAAACCACTCAACCAAATGTTTTTACGACTATGGCAGCGATTTATTTTTGATCGGTGTGCCTGGGTGCAGTGCCCTTCAGAGAATGTGCGGATCCGGCTACAAGAAGCGGGCTTCCGCGCGCCGCTGAAAGTAATTTCCAATGGCGTGAAAATAGAACCGCTGCCTGAGGATTTACCGGAGATTCCCGAGTCGCCAGCTCGGTGGACAGTGATATGTGTCGGTAGATTTTCCCGAGAGAAAGACCAAAAGACACTGCTGCAAGCGATGCGCTACACCAAGGCCAAACACGATATTCAACTAATTTTCGCAGGGCAGGGCCCAACCAAGGAAAGTTTGCAACGCCTATCGCGCGAGCTTATCGACGAAGGTACGTTGCGGCATGCCCCGCAGTTCAAATTTTTCGATTCGCCCACCTTAACCGCCGCAATCACTGCCGCCGATCTTTATATTCACCCGGCTTTTATCGAAGTGGAGGGCATGAGCTGCATGGAAGCATTGCGGTGCGGAGTCACACCGATTATCGCGGAAGCTCCACTGTCAGCGACAAGTCAGTTTGCCATAAGCACCACCCAGTTGTTCCCGGCGCGCAATCCACAAGCATTAGCCAGACGCATCGACGATCTCTTAGGGAACGTCCCGATCGGTACGGAAATTTCACAGCAGTACACCTTTGATAGCTGTGTAGATCAACTCGTGGAGGCCTACCACACGTAA
- a CDS encoding vWA domain-containing protein, translated as MSFRRCICVGASVVLVGLAAPDAVGVDKTLEPTVVVLDASGSMTEMDVDGMSRMDAAKQAVDGFLSGVPDGSPLGLVTYGTGTGSSEEEKEAGCQDISVLARPGEKPVGVLKSDVDGLVPRGYTPIGNSLLKANELLPKEGARSIVLVSDGIDTCAPPPVCEVAKQLKDQGTDLVVHTIGFKVDDAARAELECVANVTGGTYADASNAESLKATLTQATKRKAVGYQLPTETVEFSTSQTDAPTIEPGTLTNPNRITAKLPITRSEDTEDFYAKVSIPKGHRLHVGFTAVPEVGTTGYLSSFTYFPDLFPKEHSSCYEWREEAGNTTGGRPISGYIISRVEGKGCDNTSYLLNLEGRTKDAPDNVDMFLAAVPEPTDLGDDFNKTPSKERTTADLGAPADLSHVTPYTPLNFPDPDAPEVEGTVEAEIVEGETQYFATPIGWGQALDVTVEVVDDPRANQVDETHEKSGRALEVYVSNQLMQPQDGGRYPIGKNELKLQDIGTKIVTGTTTPISYANITSNSSAWLGGRHYVQVDFVSNGRSATVGDTDASTELQPVKYRINFHRVGKEVKGPTFTEGAPATAAQTTNATPSAQPTQSEKSGIGMVWWFVIGAALLLLAAVMVVLSRLAKRST; from the coding sequence ATGTCGTTTCGGCGGTGTATCTGTGTGGGGGCGTCAGTGGTGCTGGTGGGGTTAGCGGCACCGGATGCGGTGGGGGTTGATAAGACATTGGAACCGACGGTGGTGGTGTTGGATGCGTCAGGGTCGATGACGGAGATGGATGTTGATGGGATGAGTCGCATGGATGCGGCGAAGCAGGCGGTTGATGGGTTTTTGTCGGGGGTGCCGGATGGTTCGCCGTTGGGGTTGGTGACCTATGGGACGGGTACGGGTTCCTCGGAGGAGGAGAAGGAAGCAGGGTGCCAGGATATTAGTGTGCTTGCCCGTCCGGGGGAGAAGCCGGTTGGGGTATTGAAGTCTGATGTAGATGGGTTGGTTCCACGTGGGTATACCCCGATTGGGAATTCGTTGTTGAAGGCGAATGAGTTGTTACCGAAGGAGGGGGCGCGGTCGATTGTGTTGGTGTCGGATGGGATTGATACGTGTGCGCCGCCGCCAGTGTGTGAGGTGGCGAAGCAGTTGAAGGATCAGGGGACTGATCTGGTGGTACACACGATTGGGTTTAAGGTTGATGATGCTGCGCGGGCGGAGCTGGAGTGTGTGGCGAATGTGACTGGGGGAACGTATGCGGATGCCTCCAATGCGGAGTCGCTGAAAGCTACGCTAACCCAGGCGACGAAGCGCAAAGCGGTGGGGTATCAATTACCGACTGAGACTGTGGAGTTTTCCACCAGTCAGACTGATGCGCCCACCATCGAACCCGGTACACTAACAAACCCCAACCGAATAACCGCGAAACTGCCTATCACCAGGTCTGAGGATACTGAGGATTTCTATGCCAAGGTCTCGATCCCTAAAGGGCACCGGCTGCATGTGGGGTTCACGGCGGTGCCAGAAGTGGGCACAACCGGCTATTTGTCTTCCTTTACCTATTTCCCGGATTTGTTCCCGAAGGAACACTCGTCGTGTTATGAATGGCGCGAAGAAGCGGGAAATACTACCGGTGGACGTCCAATATCGGGCTATATCATTAGCCGAGTGGAGGGGAAGGGCTGCGATAATACGTCATATTTGCTTAATCTGGAGGGAAGAACGAAAGATGCGCCAGACAACGTTGACATGTTCCTTGCGGCGGTTCCGGAACCCACCGATCTTGGCGATGATTTCAATAAAACGCCGAGTAAGGAGCGTACAACCGCTGATCTTGGCGCTCCTGCGGATTTGAGCCACGTGACCCCCTACACGCCGTTGAACTTCCCGGATCCAGATGCCCCAGAGGTAGAAGGAACGGTTGAGGCAGAGATCGTCGAAGGGGAAACGCAGTATTTCGCAACCCCGATCGGCTGGGGGCAAGCACTGGATGTCACCGTAGAAGTTGTGGATGATCCCCGTGCCAACCAAGTTGACGAAACTCATGAAAAATCGGGTCGCGCGCTAGAGGTGTATGTCAGTAATCAATTGATGCAACCCCAAGATGGTGGCCGGTACCCTATCGGTAAAAATGAACTGAAGCTTCAGGATATTGGCACCAAGATCGTCACTGGAACTACTACTCCGATCTCGTATGCGAATATTACAAGCAACAGTTCTGCGTGGCTGGGTGGTCGACACTATGTGCAGGTCGATTTCGTCAGTAACGGACGAAGCGCCACAGTGGGAGATACCGATGCGTCGACCGAGCTTCAGCCGGTGAAATACCGGATCAATTTCCATCGGGTTGGCAAAGAAGTCAAAGGCCCAACATTTACCGAAGGCGCCCCGGCTACAGCCGCACAAACCACCAACGCGACCCCAAGCGCACAACCTACACAATCGGAGAAATCCGGTATCGGAATGGTGTGGTGGTTTGTGATAGGCGCGGCGCTGTTATTGCTGGCGGCGGTGATGGTTGTCCTATCGCGCTTAGCCAAACGTTCCACCTAA
- a CDS encoding aminotransferase class I/II-fold pyridoxal phosphate-dependent enzyme — protein sequence MSLLDFDADQLAAFREEITSKYNELKARNLKLDLTRGKPSSEQLDFSNAVLSLPGDNYTSKDGTDCRNYGGLTGIVDIREIWAKLLGLPVENVIAGDASSLNIEFDLIAWSYALGNNDSPRPWCQEEKIKWLCPVPGYDRHFTITEHFGFEMVPVPMTETGPCMDTVRELVKDPQVKGMWTVPVYGNPTGITFTEEVCRELAAIKTAAPDFRIMWDNAYAVHTLTDDFPPVYDVLAFAAEAGNPNRFWFLSSTSKITHAGSGVSFFASSTENLKWYQMHANVRGIGPNKINQLAHAQLFGDAEGVRILMRKHAGSLAPKFARVLDILDKRLSEYGVAYWTKPEGGYFISVDVVDGTAARVVQLAKEAGIALTAAGSAFPLKQDPNDRNIRLAPSLPPVEELEVAMDGVATCILLAAAEKAAQ from the coding sequence ATGTCACTGCTTGATTTTGATGCTGACCAATTAGCGGCGTTTCGTGAGGAGATCACGTCCAAGTACAACGAGCTTAAGGCCCGAAATCTTAAACTCGACCTCACTCGCGGCAAGCCTTCTTCTGAACAACTGGATTTTTCTAATGCCGTCCTGTCCCTGCCAGGGGACAACTACACCTCAAAAGACGGAACCGACTGCCGCAACTATGGTGGGTTGACTGGCATTGTTGATATTCGGGAAATCTGGGCCAAGCTGCTTGGGCTACCAGTGGAAAACGTGATCGCGGGCGACGCCTCCAGCTTGAACATTGAATTCGACCTGATTGCTTGGTCCTATGCGTTGGGGAATAACGATTCACCGCGTCCATGGTGCCAAGAAGAAAAAATAAAGTGGCTGTGTCCAGTGCCTGGCTACGATCGACATTTCACCATCACAGAACACTTCGGCTTCGAGATGGTTCCAGTTCCTATGACCGAAACTGGCCCCTGCATGGACACCGTGCGGGAATTGGTGAAAGACCCACAGGTCAAGGGCATGTGGACGGTGCCGGTGTATGGAAACCCGACCGGGATAACCTTCACCGAGGAAGTGTGCCGCGAACTAGCTGCGATTAAGACGGCTGCGCCGGATTTCCGGATTATGTGGGATAACGCCTACGCGGTACACACCCTTACCGATGACTTCCCGCCCGTCTACGATGTTCTGGCGTTCGCCGCTGAGGCGGGCAACCCCAACCGGTTCTGGTTTTTATCCTCCACCTCCAAAATCACTCATGCTGGTTCTGGGGTGTCGTTCTTTGCGTCTTCTACTGAGAACCTCAAGTGGTACCAGATGCACGCCAATGTGCGTGGAATTGGGCCAAACAAAATCAACCAACTGGCACACGCCCAGCTATTCGGCGACGCAGAAGGGGTTCGGATTCTCATGCGCAAGCATGCCGGTTCGCTGGCGCCGAAATTCGCCCGAGTGCTGGACATCCTAGACAAGCGGTTGTCAGAATACGGTGTGGCTTACTGGACGAAACCAGAAGGCGGATACTTCATTTCGGTAGACGTGGTCGACGGCACTGCCGCCCGGGTGGTGCAATTGGCCAAAGAAGCAGGCATTGCCTTAACCGCTGCTGGCAGCGCATTTCCGCTCAAACAGGACCCGAATGACCGCAATATCCGGCTCGCGCCATCGCTGCCGCCAGTTGAGGAATTGGAAGTAGCGATGGATGGGGTAGCCACCTGTATCCTGCTTGCCGCCGCAGAAAAGGCGGCACAGTAG
- a CDS encoding suppressor of fused domain protein produces MDIAESATWLAGLFDGDMELHESQHEKAATPVLATFQQDDVVICATVGFNEVDTGLESAGMDVRCELVTQTRASKSEAMRLLDAATQMLVRSNGVLTAQPGTLLPGVGDVIELPEHITVRHGLLMSPFQWGPQVPQVIEDDRWTLLLQLLMLTEEEFHYCVTYGPEELLEEMANSAIDLSDWTRVLEY; encoded by the coding sequence ATGGATATTGCGGAGTCCGCAACGTGGTTGGCGGGGTTGTTCGATGGGGACATGGAACTGCACGAATCCCAACATGAAAAAGCCGCCACCCCGGTGCTGGCGACGTTTCAACAAGACGATGTTGTCATTTGCGCCACGGTTGGATTCAACGAGGTAGACACCGGTCTGGAATCGGCGGGCATGGATGTACGCTGCGAATTGGTGACGCAGACGCGCGCGTCGAAAAGCGAAGCAATGCGCCTTTTAGACGCCGCAACCCAAATGTTGGTGCGGTCGAACGGTGTGTTAACCGCCCAGCCAGGCACCCTGCTGCCAGGGGTCGGAGACGTGATTGAACTGCCCGAGCACATAACCGTGCGACACGGGCTGCTCATGTCGCCGTTTCAATGGGGGCCGCAAGTTCCCCAAGTGATCGAAGATGATCGCTGGACGCTTTTGCTTCAGCTTCTTATGCTCACTGAGGAAGAATTTCACTACTGCGTCACCTACGGCCCGGAAGAACTGTTGGAAGAAATGGCAAACTCCGCAATTGATTTATCGGATTGGACCCGTGTGCTGGAATACTAG